One window of the Labeo rohita strain BAU-BD-2019 unplaced genomic scaffold, IGBB_LRoh.1.0 scaffold_174, whole genome shotgun sequence genome contains the following:
- the LOC127158864 gene encoding NLR family CARD domain-containing protein 3 isoform X2, protein MTSRMNLSKENKTKIKTAKSLLQNESPEPSCVSMKSDKSMGPPINFSLGDSSADLSQKHKGSDSHPAKKNLDSIFKELEQKIISELKGFKRLLSPDYPECFERDHYDDEGHNRVREGLLKITLHILRKMNQTDLANTLQTKLMPVYQQKLKSRLQDKYQRVSEGMSNHGDSTRLNEIYTELYITEGGSGEINNEHEVRQIETVSRRPETQETPINCNDIFKPSPGQDKPIRTVLTKGVAGIGKTVSVQKFILDWTEGKANQDVHFIFPLPFRELNLIQKNLSLKKLLNQLHKETKEFKSVDYDDYKVMFIFDGLDECRLRLDFLNNQSLSDVTESASVDVLLTNLIKGNLLPSALLWITSRPAAANQIPPECVDQVTEVRGFNDPQKDEYFRKRINDQSLADRIVTHIRSSRSLFIMCHIPVFCWISATVLERMMGKAERAEIPKTLTQMFTHFLIFQTKLKTQKYDGKYEIDPDQARKTILSLGKLAFEQLEKGNLIFYEEDLKESGIDVREVSVYSGVCTQIFRQEFGLQLGKVYSFVHLSIQEFLAALFKLLSFTDQNTGLRNVFRSPMTSLLKGEVDKALQSENGHWDLFLRFLLGLSLESNQTLLRGLLRKTVSSSDINHETAEYIKQKIRENPSPEKSINLFHCLNELNDRSLEQEVQTYLSSTSDYRLLGVRLSAAQWSALVFVLLNSEKELDEFILRKYDLSEECFLRLLPVIKASRKANICRQTDLNTINEGADAHVVCSFSSCACFFYHRPQLLLSFSVQWSKVFHEPQPIVL, encoded by the exons ATGACCTCCAGAATGAATCTctctaaagaaaataaaacaaagataaagACAGCCAAGAG TCTGTTGCAGAATGAATCTCCTGAACCCAGCTGTGTGTCCATGAAGAGTGACAAGTCAATGGGTCCTCCAATTAATTTCAGTTTGGGAGACTCATCTGCTGATCTGAG TCAAAAACATAAAGGATCAGATTCACATCCAGCAAAGAAGAACTTAGACTCCATTTTCAAG GAGCTAGAGCAGAAAATAATTTCTGAGTTAAAAGGTTTTAAGAGACTACTGAGTCCAGATTACCCAGAATGCTTTGAAAGAGACCATTATGATGATGAGGGTCATAACAGAGTCAGAGAGGGGCTTCTGAAGATCACACTGCACATCTTGAGGAAGATGAACCAGACAGACCTCGCTAACACACTACAGACCA AACTGATGCCTGTGTatcaacaaaaactcaaatcCAGACTACAGGACAAATATCAGAGAGTCAGTGAAGGAATGTCCAATCATGGAGACTCAACACGTctgaatgagatctacacagagctctacatcacagagGGAGGGAGTGGAGAGATCAATAATGAacatgaggtgagacagattgagacaGTGTCCAGGAGACCAGAGACACAAGAAACACCAATCAACTgcaatgacatatttaaacccTCACCTGGACAAGACAAACCCATCAGGACTGTGCTGACTAAAGGAGTCGCTGgaattggaaaaacagtctctgtgcagaagttcattctggACTGGACTGAAGGAAAAGCCAATCAGGATGTTCATttcatatttccacttcctttcaggGAGCTGAATTTGATACAGAAAAATCTCAGTCTTAAGAAACTTCTAAATCAGCTTCACAaagaaaccaaagaatttaagTCAGTAGATTATGATGATTACAAAGTCATGTTCAtatttgatggtctggatgagtgtCGACTACGTCTAGATTTCCTAAACAATCAGAGCTTGTCTGATGTAACAGAATCAGCCTCAGTGGATGTGCTGCTGACCAACCTCATCAAGGGGAATCTACTTCCTTCTGCTCTCCTCTGGATCACCTCtcgaccagcagcagccaatcagatccctcCTGAGTGTGTCGACCAGGTCACAGAGGTACGAGGATTCAACGACCCTCAAAAGGAtgaatatttcaggaagagaataAACGATCAGAGTCTGGCTGATAGAATCGTCACACACATCCGATCATCAAGAAGTCTGTTCATCATGTGTCACATACCAGTCTTCTGCTGGATTTCAGCCACTGTTCTAGAGAGGATGATGGGTAAAGCAGAGAGAGCAgagattcccaagactctcacACAAATGTTCACACACTTCCTGATCTTTCAGACCAAACTGAAGACACAGAAGTATGATGGTAAATATGAAATCGATCCTGATCAGGCTAGAAAGACTATTCTCTCTCTAGGAAAACTGGCTTTTGAACAGCTGGAAAAAGGGAACCTGATCTTCTATGAGGAGGACCTGAAAGAAAGCGGCATTGATGTCAGAGAAGTGTCAGTGTACTCAGGAGTTTgtacccagatcttcagacagGAGTTTGGACTGCAGCTGGGGAAGGTGTAcagctttgttcatctgagtATTCAGGAGTTTCTTGCTGCTTTATTCAAGCTGCTGTCCTTTACTGATCAAAACACAGGACTGAGGAATGTGTTCAGGTCACCAATGACCAGTTTACTGAAGGGAGAAGTGGACAAGGCCTTACAGAGTGAGAACGGACACTGGGATCTTTTCCTCCGGTTCCTTCTCGGTCTCTCACTAGAGTCTAATCAGACTCTCTTACGAGGCCTCCTGAGAAAGACAGTAAGCAGCTCTGATATCAATCATGAAACAGCTGAATACATTAAACAGAAGATCAGGGAGAATCCCTCTCCAGAGAAATCCATCAACCTGTtccactgtctgaatgaactgaatgATCGTTCACTAGAGCAGGAAGTTCAAACATACCTGAGCAGTACAAGTGACTATCGTCTCCTTGGAGTCAGACTGTCTGCTGCTCAGTGGTCGGCTCTGGTGTTTGTGCTGTTGAACTCAGAAAAAGAGCTGGATGAGTTTATATTGCGTAAATATGATCTATCAGAAGAATGTTTTCTGAGGCTGCTACCAGTGATCAAAGCATCTAGAAAGGCTAA catatGCAGGCAAACG